A window of the Verminephrobacter eiseniae EF01-2 genome harbors these coding sequences:
- a CDS encoding TOTE conflict system archaeo-eukaryotic primase domain-containing protein, translated as MADAWALKARFERRTWCVTRKEPEIGGGREVCQYLEANGVKWRTPQPPVDRAPPPPFAKLSTDEKVRLFRGLFRGRTDVYPVRWESKTTGKSGYAPACLNEWAAGICHKPRIKCADCEHRSLASITDPVIYDHLAGEHTVGIYPLLHDNTCHFLAVDFDEQEWREDALAFVESCRTLGVPAALEISRSGDGAHVWLFFSQKVDARDARRLGTALISHVCARTRQLKLSSYDRLLPNQDTMPKGGFGNLIALPLQKKPRDAGRSVFVDDEFLPYPDQWGFLASVRRMPVEDIEPTILQATGGSHPLDVTFIEDEDHQTPWLTPLRTSKKISGPLPESLHLTLANLVYFPKEGLPQALANRLIRLAAFQNPEFYKAQAMRFAVWDKPRVIGCAENYPNHIALPRGCLDDAVSLLAANGIRAVVQDERFQGAQIDVRFAGTLRDDQEVAVGATLQHDTGVLCAPTAFGKTVTAAAVIARRGVNTLVLVHRTELLTQWQERLQSFLAADKNVIGRIGGGKSKPTGKIDIAVMQSLARNEELSALLDNYGQVIVDECHHIGAVSFDLLLRRAKAKYVLGLTATPVRRDGQHPIIFMQCGPIRHTAQRPDSAPQRMEFHPIRVAGSLEVPGDAGIQDIFTSLVNDVRRTREIVDAVLECYGQGRKILVLTERTDHIATLADAFRKIAPRIFILHGRMSRKERMATTAELDQLPPTAARILLASGKLVGEGFDHPALDTLALAMPVSWRGTLQQYAGRLHREHSAKTDVRILDFVDTGHPALHRMWEKRLRGYSAMGYSIAPRLV; from the coding sequence TTGGCCGATGCCTGGGCGCTGAAAGCGCGCTTCGAGCGCCGTACATGGTGCGTGACCCGGAAGGAACCAGAAATTGGAGGTGGCAGAGAGGTGTGCCAGTACTTGGAGGCCAATGGCGTCAAATGGCGCACGCCTCAACCTCCGGTAGATCGCGCTCCACCCCCTCCGTTCGCCAAGCTGTCTACGGACGAAAAGGTCCGCCTGTTTCGCGGTCTCTTCCGAGGACGGACTGACGTCTATCCTGTCCGCTGGGAGAGCAAGACAACGGGCAAATCAGGCTACGCGCCGGCGTGCCTGAACGAGTGGGCGGCGGGCATCTGCCACAAGCCCAGGATCAAATGCGCCGATTGCGAGCATCGGTCCCTCGCGTCCATCACGGACCCGGTGATCTACGATCACCTGGCAGGCGAGCACACGGTCGGAATCTACCCACTTCTCCACGACAACACCTGCCACTTCTTGGCGGTCGACTTCGACGAGCAGGAGTGGCGCGAGGACGCCCTGGCATTCGTCGAGTCCTGCCGGACGCTTGGGGTTCCTGCTGCGCTGGAGATTTCCCGTTCGGGCGATGGGGCCCACGTCTGGCTCTTCTTTTCGCAGAAGGTCGACGCGCGTGATGCCCGTCGCCTCGGGACCGCCCTCATCAGCCATGTCTGTGCGCGGACCCGGCAGTTGAAGCTGAGCTCCTACGACCGGCTGCTCCCCAACCAGGACACGATGCCAAAAGGGGGCTTCGGCAATCTGATTGCGCTACCGCTCCAGAAAAAGCCGCGCGACGCTGGCCGCAGCGTATTTGTCGATGACGAGTTTCTTCCTTATCCGGATCAATGGGGCTTTCTGGCATCCGTGCGCCGCATGCCTGTCGAAGACATCGAGCCCACAATCCTGCAGGCGACAGGAGGTTCGCACCCACTGGACGTGACCTTCATCGAAGACGAGGACCACCAGACGCCGTGGCTCACGCCACTGCGAACCAGCAAGAAGATTTCCGGGCCTCTGCCCGAGAGTCTCCACCTGACGCTCGCCAACCTGGTCTACTTCCCGAAAGAGGGGCTCCCTCAGGCATTGGCCAACCGTCTCATTCGCTTGGCGGCCTTCCAGAACCCGGAGTTCTACAAGGCACAAGCCATGCGCTTCGCGGTCTGGGACAAACCGCGCGTCATCGGGTGCGCAGAGAACTACCCCAACCACATCGCATTGCCGCGCGGTTGCCTGGACGACGCGGTCTCCTTGCTGGCCGCCAACGGCATCCGTGCCGTTGTCCAGGACGAGCGCTTCCAGGGCGCGCAGATCGACGTGCGCTTCGCTGGCACGCTGCGCGACGACCAGGAGGTCGCGGTGGGGGCGACACTGCAGCACGACACCGGCGTCCTCTGCGCACCGACCGCCTTCGGCAAGACCGTCACGGCCGCGGCGGTGATTGCCAGGCGCGGCGTGAACACCCTGGTTCTGGTCCATCGCACGGAACTGCTGACGCAGTGGCAAGAACGGCTGCAGAGTTTCCTTGCCGCCGACAAGAACGTGATTGGCCGGATTGGTGGTGGCAAGTCCAAGCCCACCGGGAAAATCGACATCGCGGTGATGCAGTCTCTGGCAAGGAACGAAGAACTCAGCGCGCTGCTCGACAACTATGGCCAGGTCATCGTCGACGAGTGCCATCACATCGGAGCCGTATCGTTTGACTTGCTGCTGCGACGGGCCAAGGCGAAGTACGTCCTCGGCCTCACCGCGACCCCCGTGCGTCGCGATGGCCAGCACCCCATCATCTTCATGCAGTGCGGGCCGATCCGGCACACGGCCCAGAGGCCGGACAGCGCGCCACAACGGATGGAGTTCCATCCGATTCGCGTGGCAGGGTCTCTTGAGGTTCCAGGTGACGCGGGAATTCAGGACATCTTCACCAGCCTCGTGAATGACGTGCGCCGAACGCGGGAGATTGTTGATGCGGTCCTTGAGTGCTACGGCCAGGGGCGCAAGATTCTGGTCCTGACAGAACGCACAGATCACATTGCCACCCTTGCTGACGCCTTTCGGAAGATTGCGCCTCGCATCTTCATCCTGCACGGTCGCATGTCGCGAAAGGAGCGCATGGCGACCACGGCCGAACTGGACCAATTGCCGCCGACTGCTGCCAGGATTCTGCTCGCATCAGGGAAACTGGTCGGGGAAGGTTTTGACCACCCAGCGCTGGACACACTGGCTTTGGCCATGCCGGTGTCATGGAGGGGAACGTTGCAGCAGTACGCCGGCCGGCTGCACCGGGAACACAGCGCAAAAACCGATGTCCGCATTCTGGATTTCGTCGATACGGGTCACCCGGCGCTCCACCGCATGTGGGAGAAAAGGCTGCGGGGCTACAGCGCGATGGGCTACTCCATCGCACCGAGGCTTGTCTGA
- a CDS encoding LysR family transcriptional regulator: protein MNLRFVETFVWVARLGSFRAAAERLNATQAAVSNRIASLEAEMGCELFERMPGGVRLSTVGQRALQPAEELLRTATSFKVAISSPLQLRATISIGTIDSIVHAWLPQFIEQVKARFPALGLDLNVDTSLGIARDICERRLDLALLMGPVLRTGLKNIDLCSMECLWVAAPSFGLGGQPLRLQELRAHPVLSFSRNSVQHVWLLRQFEELGVPPPVISNSNSLSAVSRLACDGVGVALLPLPVAAAAIATGALERLSITPQFPALKLHAVYADDPENLIPSMLAVIAREVSLSAAKGAP from the coding sequence ATGAACCTGCGCTTCGTCGAGACTTTCGTCTGGGTTGCGCGGCTGGGCAGTTTCCGGGCGGCGGCCGAAAGGCTCAACGCGACGCAGGCCGCCGTGTCGAACCGGATCGCCAGCCTCGAAGCCGAGATGGGGTGCGAGCTTTTCGAGCGCATGCCGGGCGGCGTAAGGCTGTCGACGGTCGGGCAGCGGGCGCTGCAACCGGCCGAGGAACTGCTCAGGACGGCGACCAGCTTCAAAGTGGCGATCAGCAGCCCGTTGCAGTTGCGCGCCACGATCTCGATCGGCACGATCGACTCCATCGTCCACGCCTGGCTGCCCCAATTCATCGAGCAGGTCAAGGCGCGCTTTCCGGCGCTGGGCCTGGACCTGAACGTCGACACCTCGCTGGGAATCGCCCGGGACATCTGCGAGCGGCGGCTCGATCTGGCGCTGCTGATGGGCCCCGTCCTGCGCACCGGGCTCAAGAACATCGACCTTTGCAGCATGGAATGCCTGTGGGTCGCCGCGCCGTCTTTCGGCCTGGGTGGCCAGCCTTTGCGGCTGCAGGAGTTGCGGGCGCATCCGGTGCTGAGTTTTTCGCGCAACAGCGTGCAGCATGTCTGGCTGCTGCGGCAGTTCGAGGAGCTTGGCGTGCCGCCGCCGGTGATCTCGAACTCGAACTCCCTGTCTGCCGTGTCGCGGCTCGCTTGCGACGGCGTGGGGGTGGCTTTGTTGCCGCTGCCGGTGGCGGCTGCGGCGATTGCCACCGGGGCGCTGGAGCGCCTGTCGATCACGCCGCAGTTTCCGGCCCTGAAACTGCACGCCGTCTATGCCGACGACCCGGAAAACCTGATTCCATCGATGCTTGCCGTCATCGCGCGCGAAGTCTCGCTGAGCGCGGCCAAAGGCGCGCCGTAG
- the xdhC gene encoding xanthine dehydrogenase accessory protein XdhC: MAKMALGNLRVLLDGLAAGPACLVTVASTRGSAPREPGAWMAVFADRLVGSIGGGHLEWQAITEARRRLAHGADAGPMRCALGPSLGQCCGGVVHLGFERLSAVDAPGLARRLAPRLQPVALFGAGHVGQALARVLAPLPFALTWIDSRDGIFAPDPPPGAVCEHSEPVQGAVPALAAGSRVLIMSFCHAEDLELVAACLRRQCAQQDLRFIGLIGSQPKWAAFSRRLRGRGFSPQELAQVTCPIGIPGIAGKQPEVIAVAVAAQLLQTL; this comes from the coding sequence ATGGCAAAGATGGCGCTGGGGAATTTGCGTGTGCTGCTCGACGGCTTGGCGGCCGGGCCGGCCTGTCTGGTGACGGTGGCCTCGACCCGGGGCTCGGCGCCGCGCGAGCCTGGGGCCTGGATGGCGGTGTTTGCCGATCGGCTGGTGGGCAGCATTGGCGGGGGACATCTGGAGTGGCAGGCGATCACCGAGGCGCGCCGCCGTCTGGCGCATGGGGCTGACGCCGGACCGATGCGTTGTGCGCTCGGCCCGTCCTTGGGGCAATGCTGCGGCGGCGTGGTGCATCTGGGCTTCGAGCGCCTGAGCGCTGTCGATGCCCCCGGGCTGGCCCGGCGCCTGGCCCCGCGCTTGCAGCCCGTGGCGCTGTTTGGCGCCGGGCATGTCGGGCAGGCGCTGGCGCGGGTGCTGGCGCCTTTGCCGTTCGCGCTGACCTGGATCGACAGCCGCGACGGCATCTTTGCGCCAGACCCGCCGCCAGGCGCGGTCTGCGAGCATTCCGAGCCGGTGCAAGGGGCCGTGCCCGCGCTGGCCGCCGGCTCCCGCGTGCTGATCATGAGCTTTTGCCATGCCGAAGATCTGGAACTGGTGGCCGCCTGCCTGCGCCGCCAGTGCGCGCAGCAGGATTTGCGCTTCATCGGGCTGATTGGCAGCCAGCCCAAGTGGGCGGCGTTTTCCAGGCGCCTGCGCGGGCGCGGTTTCAGCCCGCAGGAGTTGGCGCAGGTCACCTGCCCCATCGGCATCCCCGGCATTGCCGGCAAGCAGCCCGAAGTCATCGCCGTGGCCGTGGCGGCGCAGTTGCTGCAAACCTTGTGA
- a CDS encoding MFS transporter has translation MSTPSTSLWSPLRQPVFRGLWIGGGVFFIGSGMQAMAAAWLVVELTGSALLAALVQTAVFMPMFLLALPAGVLADTTDRKRLISGALLAQTGACALLALLTLAGWIGPASVLLLVFVCGCCTAVLTPAWNSSVIDPVPRDEWPQAITAVSIAYNVARAVGPTLAGLVFAQLGAGWVFAVTVGTTLVMWDSIRRWPPRAHAPSKLPAERLWGGTLSGLRFAWHSRIILAQLVRVMAFSAAGSALWALLPVIAQRQLGAGAQGFGLLMGCLGIGAVAVGLMLGRLRARFGLEWIVGSAGGVFAAAMLVTALTQRAWLVYLWMLLAGAAWMSAMSTFNTATQASAPQWVRSRAVAMHMVAALGAFALGSAFWGASSELMGPTPTLCLAAACMLAGLPLAGPMPLRMGALHEVTQATPWDELFIEAEPLPEAGPVAVEIGYRIVPGSDAAFLDAISQMKAPRRRDGATFWRVYKDLGEPSRYVERFIVESWADYLHQRARATMADQVLETGVRAFLAPGQSARMSHYIAER, from the coding sequence ATGTCCACGCCATCGACCTCTTTGTGGAGCCCCCTGCGCCAGCCCGTGTTCCGGGGGCTGTGGATTGGCGGCGGGGTTTTTTTTATCGGCAGCGGCATGCAGGCCATGGCGGCGGCGTGGCTGGTGGTCGAGCTCACAGGCTCCGCATTGCTGGCGGCGCTGGTGCAGACGGCGGTGTTCATGCCGATGTTTTTGCTGGCGCTGCCGGCGGGCGTGCTGGCCGACACCACCGACCGCAAGCGCCTGATCTCGGGCGCGCTGCTGGCGCAGACCGGCGCCTGCGCGCTGCTCGCCTTGCTGACGCTGGCCGGCTGGATCGGTCCGGCGTCCGTGCTCTTGCTGGTGTTCGTCTGTGGCTGCTGCACCGCCGTGCTCACCCCGGCCTGGAACTCCTCGGTCATCGACCCCGTGCCGCGCGACGAATGGCCGCAGGCCATCACCGCCGTCAGCATTGCCTACAACGTTGCGCGGGCCGTGGGTCCGACGCTGGCCGGTCTGGTGTTTGCGCAGTTGGGGGCGGGCTGGGTGTTTGCGGTCACGGTGGGCACCACGCTGGTGATGTGGGACTCGATCCGCCGCTGGCCGCCACGGGCGCATGCCCCTTCCAAGCTGCCCGCCGAGCGCCTGTGGGGCGGCACGCTCAGCGGCCTGCGCTTTGCCTGGCATTCGCGCATCATCCTGGCGCAACTGGTGCGCGTGATGGCGTTCAGCGCCGCCGGCTCGGCGCTGTGGGCGCTGCTGCCGGTGATTGCGCAGCGCCAGCTCGGTGCCGGCGCGCAGGGCTTCGGGCTGCTGATGGGCTGCCTGGGCATCGGCGCCGTGGCGGTGGGCCTGATGCTGGGGCGGCTGCGCGCCCGCTTCGGGCTGGAGTGGATCGTCGGCAGCGCTGGCGGGGTGTTTGCCGCAGCCATGCTGGTGACCGCGCTCACGCAGCGCGCCTGGCTGGTCTATCTGTGGATGCTGCTGGCCGGCGCCGCGTGGATGTCGGCCATGTCCACCTTCAACACCGCCACGCAGGCCAGCGCGCCGCAGTGGGTGCGCTCGCGCGCCGTGGCCATGCACATGGTGGCCGCGCTGGGGGCGTTCGCGCTGGGCTCGGCGTTCTGGGGCGCATCGTCTGAACTCATGGGCCCGACGCCCACTCTGTGCCTGGCCGCCGCCTGCATGCTGGCCGGCCTGCCGCTGGCCGGCCCGATGCCGCTGCGCATGGGCGCGCTGCACGAGGTCACGCAGGCCACGCCCTGGGATGAACTGTTCATCGAGGCCGAACCCCTGCCCGAGGCCGGCCCGGTGGCCGTGGAGATTGGCTACCGCATCGTGCCGGGCAGCGACGCCGCCTTTCTCGACGCCATCAGCCAGATGAAGGCCCCGCGCCGGCGCGATGGCGCGACCTTCTGGCGCGTGTACAAAGACTTGGGCGAGCCTTCGCGCTACGTGGAGCGGTTCATCGTCGAATCCTGGGCCGACTACCTGCACCAGCGCGCCCGCGCCACGATGGCCGACCAGGTGCTGGAGACCGGGGTGCGCGCCTTCCTGGCCCCGGGCCAGAGCGCCCGCATGTCGCACTACATCGCCGAACGCTGA
- the hemE gene encoding uroporphyrinogen decarboxylase: MPFAPLANDSFLRACRRQATDYTPLWLMRQAGRYLPEYQASRARAGSFMGLATSVDYATEVTLQPLERFPLDAAILFSDILTVPDAMGLGLSFAEGEGPRLAKVVRDEATVAALAVPDMARLRYVFDAVASIRRALNGRVPLIGFSGSPWTLACYMVEGRGSDDYRLVKGLMYSRPDLMHRILAINADTVAAYLNAQIDAGAQAVMVFDSWGGVLADGAFQAFSLAYTARVLAQLQRTGVDGSDVPRIVFTKGGAPWLQDMQSLDCQVLGLDWTANLASARALVGGAVGGPGKALQGNIDPHVLLAPPARIVQQVQQVLDSFGPPHTDRSTTGPTHIFNLGHGISQFTPPAHVAALVEAVHSYSRAQRQG; this comes from the coding sequence ATGCCCTTTGCCCCCCTCGCCAACGACAGTTTCCTGCGCGCCTGCCGCCGCCAGGCCACCGACTACACCCCCCTGTGGCTGATGCGCCAGGCGGGCCGCTACCTGCCCGAATACCAGGCCAGCCGGGCGCGGGCCGGCAGCTTCATGGGCCTGGCGACCAGCGTGGACTACGCCACCGAGGTGACGCTGCAACCGCTGGAGCGCTTCCCGCTGGACGCGGCCATCCTGTTCAGCGACATCCTTACCGTGCCGGACGCGATGGGCCTGGGCCTGTCGTTTGCCGAGGGCGAAGGCCCGCGCCTGGCCAAGGTGGTGCGCGACGAGGCCACCGTGGCCGCGCTGGCCGTGCCCGACATGGCCCGGCTGCGCTACGTGTTCGATGCCGTGGCCAGCATCCGCCGGGCGCTGAACGGGCGCGTGCCGCTGATCGGTTTTTCCGGCAGCCCCTGGACGCTGGCCTGCTACATGGTCGAAGGCCGGGGCAGCGACGACTACCGGCTGGTCAAGGGCCTGATGTATTCCCGCCCCGACCTGATGCACCGCATCCTGGCCATCAACGCCGACACGGTGGCGGCCTATCTGAACGCCCAGATCGACGCCGGCGCCCAGGCCGTGATGGTCTTCGACAGTTGGGGCGGCGTGCTCGCCGACGGCGCCTTTCAGGCATTCAGCCTGGCCTACACCGCCCGCGTGCTGGCGCAATTGCAGCGCACCGGGGTGGATGGCAGCGATGTGCCGCGCATCGTCTTCACCAAGGGCGGCGCGCCGTGGCTGCAAGACATGCAGTCGCTGGACTGCCAGGTGCTGGGCCTGGACTGGACGGCCAACCTGGCCAGCGCGCGGGCCTTGGTCGGCGGCGCCGTGGGCGGCCCGGGCAAGGCGTTGCAGGGCAACATCGACCCCCATGTGCTGCTGGCCCCGCCGGCGCGCATCGTGCAGCAGGTGCAGCAGGTGCTCGACAGCTTTGGCCCGCCCCACACCGACCGCAGCACCACCGGGCCTACGCATATCTTCAACCTGGGCCACGGCATCAGCCAGTTCACGCCGCCGGCGCATGTGGCAGCACTGGTCGAGGCCGTGCACAGCTACTCGCGGGCGCAGCGCCAGGGCTGA